One window from the genome of Sandaracinaceae bacterium encodes:
- a CDS encoding MopE-related protein produces MASPSRLLFTLLGCSLLAACDPGSSGVQIELYAQADVSELSVTVVSLDSPSLPPAMPAPRVFTPARSQRDLEDNPLRVGIELDRPSTILVHMVAKTPDDGVLVATRCYGVTGVVTDSVVLVGPVGALDLDGDTWLSSAATSCRERSEGGGERACEDTDYLCPEMRASDCDDSNDMIFPGAGFQCQNGVDEDCDGDVEEACGDNDMDGVVACAPGATVGCDCNDNNPEVNPRAIDTCLDGIDQDCSGEDACCDEDGDGIEQCSLEDRFPDCVDRASQCDGCDPAAINPGAAEVCDGVDNNCNGLTDELDECREADDDGDGYPACGLEDPGEPCEPRANDCDPAVHPDARERCGNTIDEDLDGMLDESCPPGDMDQDGQEPPVDCDDTDPLTYRRAMNEVLIDRCEDGVAQSCLLDDDRSCDDDIDGDGYVEPPMCEMAMGAVPGASINPDQPDHCAGGVMGTDGCCDGVDNNCDGVVDEVLDPTNSVGCVSAGLVSYADSFTNCGGCRLACDITSADRCSGGVCDCTAEPGDAACEGATPDCCGGGIGCVDLDSDPANCGACGRGCGEGESCVSGVCTCGAAMGTATEVQACPEAAAGPEANLCCGSACIVVTDDPNNCNGCGVVCGASTVCTDRICECDAPNLASCNGGLPDRDGCETDTLTSLSHCGGCGRSCALPNAGERCNAGRCEITTCEPNFADCNGLPGDGCEVDLRTLANCNACGVGCSLANATQTCASRRCEIVSCSSGWADCDMNDANGCERRLGTVSDCASCGDACSLANATPMCSGGTCRIASCNDGWANCDGNHANGCETNIDTNANCGACGNNCGGNASCVSRSCVCAAGRLDCAAGAPYCEVAFSTSNCGACGTTCGMNESCNAAGDCACGGTTRPTGPACVSGQRCCGASCVALNTVTNCGGCGVTCDTGETCNGTSCRCAGGPACSGMDSCCPGGCVNTATDASNCGGCGVTCDSGETCMGSACRCEGGAACGAGDTCCAGDGCVDTATDENNCGGCGVSCGAGEMCMGGRCVCNGDMGSVGGGAACGGLTPTCCADGCTDTLTDADHCNMCGNSCMGMRVCVAGACVMTGSPDSGVADGGVSDGG; encoded by the coding sequence GTGGCTTCCCCTTCGCGTCTCCTCTTCACTCTCCTGGGCTGCTCGTTGCTCGCCGCGTGCGATCCGGGCTCCAGCGGCGTGCAGATCGAGCTCTACGCCCAGGCCGACGTGTCCGAGCTGTCGGTGACGGTGGTCTCCCTCGACTCCCCGAGCCTGCCGCCCGCGATGCCCGCGCCGCGCGTGTTCACGCCCGCCCGGTCCCAGCGAGACCTCGAGGACAACCCTCTGCGGGTCGGGATCGAGCTCGACCGCCCGAGCACCATCCTCGTGCACATGGTCGCGAAGACGCCCGACGACGGTGTCCTCGTCGCGACGCGCTGCTACGGCGTCACCGGGGTCGTCACGGACTCGGTGGTGCTGGTGGGGCCCGTCGGCGCGCTCGATCTGGACGGAGACACCTGGCTCTCGAGCGCCGCCACGTCGTGCCGCGAGCGCAGCGAAGGGGGCGGCGAGCGCGCCTGCGAGGACACCGACTACCTGTGCCCGGAGATGCGCGCGAGCGACTGCGACGACTCGAACGACATGATCTTCCCGGGGGCCGGCTTCCAGTGCCAGAACGGCGTGGACGAGGACTGCGACGGCGACGTCGAAGAGGCCTGCGGCGACAACGACATGGACGGCGTCGTGGCGTGCGCGCCGGGCGCGACCGTCGGCTGTGACTGCAACGACAACAACCCCGAGGTCAACCCGCGCGCCATCGACACCTGCCTCGACGGGATCGACCAGGACTGCAGCGGCGAGGACGCCTGCTGCGACGAGGACGGCGACGGGATCGAGCAGTGCAGCCTCGAGGATCGCTTCCCCGACTGCGTCGACCGCGCGTCGCAGTGCGACGGCTGCGACCCCGCGGCGATCAACCCAGGCGCGGCCGAGGTGTGCGACGGCGTCGACAACAACTGCAACGGGTTGACGGACGAGCTCGACGAGTGCCGAGAGGCGGACGACGACGGCGACGGCTACCCCGCCTGCGGGCTCGAGGATCCGGGCGAGCCGTGCGAGCCACGCGCCAACGACTGCGACCCGGCGGTCCACCCCGACGCACGCGAGCGCTGCGGCAACACGATCGACGAGGACCTCGACGGCATGCTCGACGAGAGCTGCCCGCCGGGCGACATGGACCAGGACGGGCAGGAGCCGCCCGTCGACTGCGACGACACCGACCCGCTGACCTATCGACGCGCCATGAACGAGGTGTTGATCGATCGCTGCGAGGACGGCGTGGCGCAGAGCTGTCTGCTCGACGACGACCGCAGCTGCGACGACGACATCGACGGGGACGGCTACGTCGAGCCGCCGATGTGCGAGATGGCCATGGGCGCGGTGCCCGGCGCCTCGATCAACCCCGATCAGCCCGACCACTGCGCGGGCGGGGTGATGGGCACCGACGGCTGCTGCGACGGAGTCGACAACAACTGCGACGGCGTGGTGGACGAGGTCCTCGACCCGACCAACAGCGTCGGCTGCGTGAGCGCGGGGCTGGTGAGCTACGCCGACTCCTTCACGAACTGCGGCGGCTGCCGGCTCGCTTGTGACATCACGAGCGCCGACCGCTGCAGCGGAGGGGTCTGCGACTGCACGGCGGAGCCGGGCGACGCGGCCTGCGAGGGCGCCACCCCGGACTGCTGTGGCGGCGGCATCGGCTGCGTGGACCTCGACTCGGATCCGGCAAACTGCGGGGCCTGCGGGCGCGGCTGTGGGGAAGGCGAGAGCTGCGTGAGCGGCGTCTGCACCTGCGGCGCGGCGATGGGCACGGCCACCGAGGTCCAGGCCTGCCCCGAAGCGGCGGCCGGCCCCGAGGCGAACCTCTGCTGCGGCAGCGCGTGTATCGTCGTGACGGACGACCCGAACAACTGCAACGGATGTGGCGTGGTCTGCGGCGCGAGCACCGTCTGCACGGACCGCATCTGCGAGTGCGACGCGCCCAACCTCGCCAGCTGCAACGGCGGCCTGCCCGACCGCGACGGCTGCGAGACGGACACGCTCACCAGCCTCTCCCACTGCGGGGGCTGCGGGCGCAGCTGCGCCCTGCCGAACGCGGGGGAGCGCTGCAACGCGGGGCGGTGCGAGATCACGACCTGCGAGCCCAATTTCGCCGACTGCAACGGGCTGCCGGGAGACGGCTGCGAGGTGGACCTGCGCACCCTCGCGAACTGCAACGCGTGCGGCGTGGGCTGCAGCCTGGCCAACGCGACCCAGACCTGCGCCTCTCGCCGCTGCGAGATCGTCAGCTGCTCGAGCGGCTGGGCGGACTGCGACATGAACGACGCCAACGGCTGCGAGCGGCGCCTCGGCACGGTCAGCGACTGCGCGAGCTGCGGCGACGCCTGCAGCCTCGCGAACGCGACCCCGATGTGCTCGGGGGGCACCTGTCGGATCGCGAGCTGCAACGACGGCTGGGCGAACTGCGACGGCAACCACGCCAACGGGTGCGAGACCAACATCGACACCAACGCGAACTGTGGCGCCTGCGGCAACAACTGCGGCGGCAACGCGAGCTGCGTGTCGCGGAGCTGCGTCTGCGCGGCGGGGAGGCTCGACTGCGCCGCGGGCGCGCCCTACTGCGAGGTGGCGTTCTCGACCTCGAACTGCGGCGCGTGCGGCACGACCTGCGGCATGAACGAGTCGTGCAACGCGGCCGGCGACTGCGCCTGCGGCGGCACCACGCGGCCCACGGGCCCGGCGTGCGTCAGCGGCCAGCGCTGCTGCGGCGCCAGCTGCGTGGCCTTGAACACGGTGACCAACTGCGGCGGCTGCGGCGTCACCTGCGACACGGGCGAGACCTGCAACGGCACCTCGTGTCGCTGCGCCGGGGGGCCCGCCTGCTCCGGCATGGACAGCTGCTGTCCGGGCGGCTGCGTCAACACGGCGACCGACGCGAGCAACTGCGGCGGCTGCGGCGTCACCTGCGACAGCGGCGAGACCTGCATGGGCTCCGCCTGCCGCTGTGAGGGCGGCGCGGCCTGCGGCGCGGGGGACACGTGCTGCGCCGGGGACGGCTGCGTGGACACGGCCACCGACGAGAACAACTGCGGCGGCTGCGGCGTGAGCTGCGGCGCAGGCGAGATGTGCATGGGCGGGCGGTGCGTGTGCAACGGAGACATGGGCAGCGTGGGCGGCGGCGCGGCGTGCGGCGGGCTGACGCCCACGTGCTGCGCGGACGGCTGCACCGACACGCTGACCGACGCCGACCACTGCAACATGTGCGGCAACAGCTGCATGGGCATGCGGGTCTGCGTCGCCGGCGCGTGTGTCATGACCGGCTCGCCGGACTCCGGGGTCGCCGATGGCGGCGTCTCGGACGGCGGCTGA
- a CDS encoding serine/threonine-protein kinase, whose protein sequence is MRICPTCRTAYPARGRATCANDGTRLVGAEEFAASKNDPLLGRLVAGRFQVIERIGTGGMGTVYRAEQSGLDRPVALKVLKSELVSDRETVARFHREAKAMSMLMHPNTVRVFDFGEDEEGHLFLAMELLEGELLTAWIEREGTPPIEQAMRTIQEILRSLAEAHSKGIIHRDLKPDNIFLARVEGHSRPVVKVLDFGIAKVFREDHQIDQLETQAGTVFGTPRYMSPEQAQGKTLDHRSDLYTVGTLLYQLLTGQPPFVDDDAVVVMAKHIRETPPSPRMAVPERPIPRSLDKLAMRALGKEPDDRFENAEQMEARLMACLPDVEREAAGRGGGLLGGLPKLPLAIGGALILLATAFAVTIVISSAPDEIAEAADRVSPPPTEVSAPPPTPPPAVRSVRLVSEPEGARVLQGDQPIGTTPLSLDVMDEPLAVTLELDGYEPMDVALTGETTEQRVALTARPDERTTQARVEPIAQPSEEPRPRRGRPSTTESESPPEPAGETPPSSGDPYERFEF, encoded by the coding sequence ATGCGCATCTGCCCGACATGTCGCACCGCGTACCCGGCGCGGGGGAGAGCGACGTGCGCCAACGACGGGACACGCCTGGTCGGCGCCGAGGAGTTCGCCGCGTCGAAGAACGACCCGCTCCTCGGGCGGCTCGTCGCGGGACGCTTCCAGGTCATCGAGCGCATCGGCACCGGCGGCATGGGCACCGTCTACCGCGCCGAGCAGTCGGGGCTGGACCGTCCGGTCGCGCTGAAGGTGCTCAAGAGCGAGCTGGTCAGCGATCGCGAGACGGTGGCGCGCTTCCACCGCGAGGCGAAGGCGATGAGCATGCTCATGCACCCGAACACGGTGCGCGTCTTCGACTTCGGCGAGGACGAGGAGGGGCACCTCTTCCTGGCGATGGAGCTGCTCGAGGGCGAGCTCCTGACGGCCTGGATAGAGCGGGAGGGCACCCCGCCGATCGAGCAGGCGATGCGCACGATCCAGGAGATCCTCCGCTCCCTCGCGGAGGCGCACTCGAAGGGGATCATCCACCGCGACCTGAAGCCCGATAACATCTTCCTCGCTCGCGTGGAGGGCCACTCGCGCCCCGTGGTGAAGGTGCTCGACTTCGGGATCGCGAAGGTCTTCCGCGAGGACCACCAGATCGACCAGCTCGAGACCCAGGCGGGCACCGTCTTCGGGACGCCGCGCTACATGTCGCCCGAGCAGGCGCAGGGCAAGACGCTCGACCATCGGAGCGACCTCTACACCGTCGGCACGCTCCTCTATCAGCTGCTCACCGGACAGCCGCCCTTCGTCGACGACGACGCGGTGGTCGTCATGGCCAAGCACATCCGGGAGACGCCGCCGTCTCCGCGCATGGCGGTCCCGGAGCGCCCCATCCCGCGCAGCCTCGACAAGCTCGCGATGCGCGCGCTCGGCAAGGAGCCGGACGACCGCTTCGAGAACGCCGAGCAGATGGAGGCCCGGCTGATGGCCTGCCTGCCCGACGTGGAGCGGGAGGCGGCGGGCCGGGGCGGCGGCCTGCTCGGCGGGCTGCCGAAGCTCCCGCTGGCCATCGGCGGCGCGCTCATCCTGCTCGCGACGGCGTTCGCGGTCACGATCGTGATCTCGAGCGCGCCCGACGAGATCGCCGAGGCGGCCGACCGGGTGTCGCCGCCTCCGACCGAGGTCTCCGCGCCGCCGCCGACGCCGCCTCCCGCCGTCCGGTCGGTCCGCCTCGTCAGCGAGCCCGAAGGCGCGCGCGTGCTCCAGGGCGACCAGCCGATCGGCACCACGCCGCTCTCGCTCGACGTGATGGACGAGCCGCTCGCGGTGACCCTCGAGCTCGACGGGTACGAGCCGATGGACGTGGCGCTGACGGGCGAGACGACCGAGCAGCGGGTGGCGCTGACGGCCCGACCGGACGAGCGGACGACCCAGGCGCGGGTCGAGCCGATCGCGCAACCCTCCGAGGAGCCACGCCCGCGGCGCGGCCGCCCCTCCACGACCGAGTCGGAGAGTCCCCCCGAGCCCGCGGGTGAGACCCCGCCGAGCTCCGGCGACCCCTACGAGCGCTTCGAGTTCTGA
- a CDS encoding putative metal-binding motif-containing protein: MRGAWIAGTLLALFAAAGCSIIGGAAPDEGLPCTVDGADPCPGAYGADNFRCSNQTGAEGTCVECSQELCNGMDDDCDGVVDNGFDEDGDGVSSCGATGGMIDCNDADPTVYPGRVDDPCDGADNDCDSSTPDGTNCRAEEICNPLSCTDPSCTANDRCQEVNCQNLPDICAADQFCDLETDPPSCQPLVRDCRMPAFACTAPQRCNPANGQCVDVSENGRGCTYDAECASSQCMNAEALRLLPEHLNARSGICTRSCCVDADCDAGEVCWAPGSGARGCVPTSILAMGSFGAPPANACQGSSVCGSEWCALGSDAAYTISDRGILSCRGPIGTPATCGSTLDCVSFTDTSTFCEGGYCRFERCFGGGDCPTGMCAGDRCRDSCRNASECPGDSGNAACVYAALDVSGRTDYFPICFYTGGGKENGEACASGEECRDLTCLGPDGRPGSEPMQCRATCCRDSDCGDMGQCRPVFTGNWEMHCLPRPMFTSGGVASP; this comes from the coding sequence ATGCGCGGCGCCTGGATCGCCGGGACCCTCCTCGCGCTCTTCGCCGCGGCCGGGTGCAGCATCATCGGCGGCGCGGCGCCCGACGAGGGCCTGCCGTGCACGGTCGATGGCGCGGATCCCTGCCCCGGGGCCTACGGCGCCGACAACTTCCGGTGCAGCAACCAGACGGGCGCCGAGGGGACGTGCGTGGAGTGCTCGCAGGAGCTCTGCAACGGGATGGACGACGACTGCGACGGCGTCGTCGACAACGGCTTCGACGAGGACGGCGACGGGGTCAGCAGCTGCGGCGCGACCGGCGGGATGATCGACTGCAACGACGCCGACCCGACGGTCTACCCCGGGCGAGTCGACGATCCGTGCGACGGCGCGGACAACGACTGCGACTCCAGCACGCCCGACGGCACGAACTGCCGGGCCGAGGAGATCTGCAACCCGCTGAGCTGCACCGACCCGAGCTGCACGGCCAACGACCGCTGCCAGGAGGTCAACTGCCAGAACCTCCCGGACATCTGCGCCGCAGATCAGTTCTGCGACCTCGAGACGGACCCGCCGAGCTGCCAGCCGCTGGTGCGTGACTGCCGCATGCCGGCCTTCGCGTGCACCGCGCCGCAGCGCTGCAACCCGGCCAACGGCCAGTGCGTCGACGTCTCGGAGAACGGGCGCGGCTGCACTTACGACGCCGAGTGCGCGTCGAGTCAGTGCATGAACGCCGAGGCGCTGCGCCTCTTGCCCGAGCACCTGAACGCGAGGTCGGGGATCTGCACCCGCAGCTGCTGCGTCGACGCCGACTGCGACGCGGGCGAGGTCTGCTGGGCGCCCGGGAGCGGCGCGCGCGGCTGCGTGCCGACGTCCATCCTCGCGATGGGGAGCTTCGGCGCGCCGCCCGCGAACGCCTGCCAGGGCAGCTCGGTGTGCGGATCGGAGTGGTGCGCGCTCGGCTCCGACGCCGCCTACACGATCTCCGATCGCGGCATCCTCTCGTGTCGCGGGCCCATCGGCACCCCCGCGACCTGCGGCTCGACGCTGGATTGCGTGAGCTTCACCGACACGAGCACCTTCTGTGAGGGCGGCTACTGCCGCTTCGAGCGCTGCTTCGGCGGCGGGGATTGCCCCACCGGCATGTGCGCTGGGGACCGCTGCCGCGACTCGTGCCGGAACGCCTCCGAGTGCCCGGGCGACTCCGGCAACGCCGCCTGCGTCTACGCCGCGCTCGACGTCTCCGGCCGCACGGACTACTTTCCGATCTGCTTCTACACGGGCGGCGGCAAGGAGAACGGAGAGGCCTGCGCGTCGGGCGAAGAGTGCCGCGACCTGACCTGCCTGGGCCCCGACGGCCGGCCGGGCAGCGAGCCGATGCAGTGCCGGGCGACCTGCTGCCGGGACAGCGACTGCGGAGACATGGGTCAGTGTCGGCCCGTGTTCACCGGCAACTGGGAGATGCACTGCCTCCCGCGCCCCATGTTCACGTCGGGCGGCGTCGCCTCGCCCTGA
- a CDS encoding Smr/MutS family protein translates to MRDEELDGLTKAQHDLEWSRLVEAVAARCTGPLRETLEALEVHETYEAARVALVEAAEAAELLRLDEPLPLDGIRDVRRPLARLEKQGALDGTELRAIATTLGAARALRKFLARHRDRAPALHQACSTDPTLDRLVDELERAVEPDGTLADTASPELGRLRTEVANLRARIVGRLEAMLLKHADIVQDRFHTLREGRYVIPVRTDAHEKLPGIVHGTSGSGATVFVEPKAIVNQGNRLKMAQGELEREEARILGILSGRVRDRGAEVSAAVDALDRADLRHAAARLSKDLGATIPKLSRAPRMRLIDARHPLLALEGVEVVANDLELEAGGALVMSGPNAGGKTVSLKVLGLAALMARAGLPVPANEGSEAGFFSPVLTDVGDEQSLQKNLSTFSAHVTNLVSVLHASGPSAMVLLDEIATGTDPHEGAALACALVDALCQKGAALAVTTHYERLKAMAVEDPRLRNASVGFDVARMAPTFVVRRDVPGSSSALAVAQRFGMPQGVLTRAKELLPDESRTFDALVQKLESRFEELESERAQAEAARREAERLRDEAALELERRRQRDHKKLSEEGARLMEQLRQARAQLKDARKALRKSERHDEAALRKIREQLDGVGAQVEGELKDVVVAPPAAPPKDVGTPVEASEVEVGQRVYVPRLRTEVDVVEAPSKGRVRVAAGPVKLWVKVDEIRKKDAPREAAKPTASAPSAAVSRSRAPASDNTLDVRGMRVDDAISMTESFLDRMFGASEALAYILHGVGSGALRDAIREHLGQHAGQYVRSVRPGTLEEGGERMTVVQLR, encoded by the coding sequence ATGCGCGACGAAGAGCTGGACGGGCTCACCAAGGCCCAGCACGACCTCGAGTGGTCCCGCCTCGTGGAGGCGGTGGCGGCGCGATGCACCGGTCCGCTCCGCGAGACCCTCGAAGCGCTCGAGGTCCACGAGACCTACGAGGCGGCGCGGGTCGCCCTCGTGGAGGCGGCCGAGGCGGCGGAGCTGCTGCGCCTCGACGAGCCGCTGCCTTTGGACGGGATTCGCGACGTCCGGCGCCCGCTCGCCCGCCTCGAGAAGCAGGGCGCGCTCGACGGGACGGAGCTCCGCGCGATCGCCACGACCCTCGGCGCCGCCCGCGCGCTCCGGAAATTCCTGGCCCGTCACCGCGACCGGGCCCCCGCGCTCCATCAGGCCTGCAGCACGGATCCAACCCTCGATCGGCTGGTCGACGAGCTCGAGCGCGCGGTGGAGCCGGACGGCACGCTCGCCGATACGGCCAGCCCCGAGCTCGGCCGCCTGCGCACCGAGGTGGCGAACCTGCGGGCGCGCATCGTGGGGCGGCTCGAGGCCATGCTCCTCAAGCACGCCGACATCGTCCAGGATCGCTTCCACACGCTCCGGGAGGGGCGCTACGTCATCCCCGTGCGCACCGACGCGCACGAGAAGCTCCCCGGCATCGTGCACGGGACGAGCGGGAGCGGCGCCACGGTCTTCGTCGAGCCCAAGGCGATCGTCAACCAGGGCAACCGCCTGAAGATGGCGCAAGGGGAGCTCGAGCGAGAAGAGGCGCGCATCCTCGGGATCCTCAGCGGGCGGGTGCGCGACCGCGGGGCCGAGGTGAGCGCGGCGGTGGACGCGCTCGACCGCGCCGATCTCCGGCACGCCGCGGCGCGCCTGTCCAAGGATCTCGGCGCGACCATCCCGAAGCTGTCCCGCGCGCCCCGGATGCGGCTGATCGACGCGCGACACCCGCTGCTCGCGCTCGAGGGCGTCGAGGTCGTCGCCAACGATCTCGAGCTCGAGGCGGGCGGCGCGCTGGTGATGAGCGGCCCGAACGCGGGCGGCAAGACGGTCTCGCTCAAGGTGCTCGGGCTCGCCGCCCTGATGGCGCGGGCGGGGCTGCCCGTGCCCGCCAACGAGGGGAGCGAGGCGGGCTTCTTCTCGCCGGTCCTGACCGACGTGGGCGACGAGCAGTCGCTCCAGAAGAACCTCTCCACCTTCAGCGCGCACGTGACCAACCTCGTGAGCGTGCTGCACGCGTCGGGGCCGAGCGCCATGGTCCTGCTCGACGAGATCGCGACGGGCACCGATCCCCACGAGGGGGCCGCGCTCGCCTGCGCGCTGGTCGACGCGCTCTGCCAGAAGGGCGCGGCGCTCGCGGTCACCACCCACTACGAGCGCCTCAAGGCGATGGCGGTCGAGGACCCGCGCCTCCGCAACGCGTCCGTCGGCTTCGACGTGGCGCGCATGGCCCCCACCTTCGTGGTGCGGCGGGACGTGCCGGGCAGCTCCAGCGCGCTCGCCGTGGCCCAGCGCTTCGGGATGCCGCAGGGCGTCTTGACGCGCGCGAAGGAGCTGCTGCCGGATGAGAGCCGCACCTTCGACGCCCTGGTCCAGAAGCTCGAGTCGCGCTTCGAGGAGCTCGAGAGCGAGCGGGCCCAGGCCGAGGCCGCGCGGCGCGAGGCCGAGCGGCTGCGCGACGAGGCGGCCCTCGAGCTCGAGCGTCGACGGCAGCGCGATCACAAGAAGCTGAGCGAGGAGGGCGCGCGGCTCATGGAGCAGCTGCGCCAGGCGCGCGCCCAGCTCAAGGACGCCCGCAAGGCGCTCCGCAAGAGCGAGCGCCACGACGAGGCCGCGCTCCGCAAGATCCGGGAGCAGCTGGACGGCGTCGGCGCGCAGGTCGAGGGCGAGCTGAAGGACGTCGTCGTCGCGCCTCCGGCCGCGCCCCCGAAGGACGTCGGCACGCCGGTGGAGGCGTCCGAGGTCGAGGTGGGCCAGCGCGTCTACGTGCCGCGGCTCCGGACCGAGGTCGACGTGGTCGAGGCGCCCAGCAAGGGCCGCGTTCGCGTCGCGGCCGGCCCGGTGAAGCTCTGGGTGAAGGTCGACGAGATCCGCAAGAAGGACGCGCCGCGCGAGGCCGCCAAGCCGACCGCGTCGGCGCCCTCGGCCGCCGTCTCGAGGTCGCGCGCGCCGGCGTCGGACAACACGCTCGACGTCCGCGGGATGCGGGTCGACGACGCCATCTCGATGACGGAGAGCTTCCTCGACCGCATGTTCGGCGCCTCGGAGGCGCTCGCCTACATCCTCCACGGCGTCGGCAGCGGCGCGCTCCGCGACGCGATCCGCGAGCACCTCGGCCAGCACGCCGGGCAGTACGTCCGAAGCGTGCGGCCCGGCACCCTCGAAGAGGGCGGCGAACGCATGACGGTCGTGCAGCTTCGCTGA
- a CDS encoding tetratricopeptide repeat protein, whose protein sequence is MVPAHRALLGLLCFLCVLRPGSGWAQEDAVAEDGMEATPPEAVEFFRQARERYEAGQYREAAQALERALVLDPNSPTLVFNLARVYELLGELDLSLRYYEQYQQLLPQQQAREQARAEATIRRLQGARTSTEREAPQPEQVEALRQLPGLVVVRENGVADLGFWLTLGVGAASLATGGVLGALTLEARSSANSYPDAQGLGIAADVTLGLGGALVISSLLLYFLREHTVERAPIRSADEEVEAEASLDVDVTPLSLRVSF, encoded by the coding sequence ATGGTTCCAGCGCATCGCGCGCTCCTCGGCTTGCTCTGCTTTCTGTGCGTGCTCCGCCCCGGCTCGGGGTGGGCCCAGGAGGACGCCGTGGCCGAAGACGGCATGGAGGCGACCCCGCCCGAGGCGGTCGAGTTCTTCCGTCAGGCGCGCGAGCGCTACGAAGCCGGCCAGTATCGCGAGGCCGCGCAGGCGCTCGAGCGGGCGCTCGTGCTCGACCCGAACTCCCCCACCCTCGTGTTCAACCTGGCCCGCGTGTACGAGCTGCTCGGCGAGCTCGACCTCTCGCTGCGCTACTACGAGCAGTACCAGCAGCTGCTCCCGCAGCAGCAGGCCCGCGAGCAGGCGCGCGCGGAGGCCACCATCCGGCGCCTCCAGGGCGCGCGCACCTCGACGGAGCGCGAGGCCCCGCAGCCCGAGCAGGTCGAGGCGCTGCGGCAGCTCCCGGGTCTCGTGGTCGTGCGCGAGAACGGCGTGGCGGACCTCGGCTTCTGGCTGACCCTCGGTGTGGGCGCGGCGTCGCTCGCCACGGGCGGCGTCCTCGGCGCGCTCACCCTGGAGGCGCGGAGCAGCGCCAACAGCTACCCGGACGCACAGGGCCTCGGCATCGCCGCCGACGTCACGCTCGGCCTCGGCGGGGCGCTGGTGATCTCCTCGCTCCTCCTCTACTTCCTGCGCGAACACACGGTGGAGCGCGCGCCGATCCGGAGCGCGGACGAGGAGGTGGAGGCGGAGGCCTCCCTCGACGTCGACGTGACGCCGCTCTCGCTGAGGGTGAGCTTCTGA